One region of Pseudomonas sp. B21-040 genomic DNA includes:
- a CDS encoding cephalosporin hydroxylase family protein, with protein sequence MTDNTINKAFEAECAEQIAAQGDDQKLTGLAQDFFNQSAKHKYSYHFSWMGRPIIQLPQDMMAMQEIIWQVKPDLVIECGIAHGGSIIYYASLLELQGHGEVLGIDLDIRPHNREAIESHPMSKRIKMIEGSSIDAGIAAQVRAAAEGKKVILVLDSNHTHDHVLEELRLYAPLVSVDSYCVVMDTVVEDMPADFFPDRPWGPGDNPKTAVWKYLEENADFEIDRQLQNKLLITVAPDGYLRRVR encoded by the coding sequence ATGACTGACAACACCATCAATAAAGCCTTCGAAGCCGAATGCGCAGAACAAATCGCCGCTCAGGGCGACGACCAGAAACTCACCGGCCTGGCCCAGGATTTCTTCAATCAGTCGGCCAAGCACAAGTACAGCTACCACTTCTCGTGGATGGGCCGTCCGATCATCCAGTTGCCGCAAGACATGATGGCCATGCAGGAAATCATCTGGCAGGTCAAACCAGACCTGGTGATTGAATGCGGCATCGCTCACGGCGGTTCGATCATCTACTACGCCTCGTTGCTGGAACTGCAAGGTCACGGCGAAGTGCTGGGCATTGACCTCGACATTCGCCCGCACAACCGCGAAGCCATCGAAAGCCACCCGATGAGCAAGCGCATCAAGATGATTGAAGGTTCGAGCATCGACGCCGGCATCGCCGCGCAAGTCCGCGCTGCCGCCGAAGGCAAGAAAGTCATTCTGGTCCTCGATTCCAACCACACCCACGATCACGTGCTCGAAGAGCTGCGCCTGTACGCACCACTGGTGTCGGTGGACAGCTACTGCGTGGTCATGGACACCGTGGTTGAAGACATGCCGGCCGACTTCTTCCCGGACCGTCCATGGGGCCCGGGCGACAACCCGAAAACCGCGGTATGGAAATACCTGGAAGAAAACGCTGACTTCGAAATCGACCGTCAGTTGCAGAACAAACTGCTGATCACCGTGGCGCCGGACGGCTACCTGCGTCGCGTTCGTTAA
- a CDS encoding dTDP-4-dehydrorhamnose 3,5-epimerase family protein, whose protein sequence is MSEFLLKPLPLAGLFSVQHKRFEDERGHFARLFCEGSLSAFGQPFHIRQINHSCTRERGSVRGLHFQNASAPEAKLITCLRGEVWDVAVDLRPDSATFLHWHAEHLRAGDGRSLLIPAGFAHGFQTLTDDAELLYLHSADYTPAHEGGLSVNDPRLAITWPLPVNNLSARDSSHLLLDEHFAGVRV, encoded by the coding sequence GTGAGCGAGTTTCTGTTAAAGCCATTGCCGCTGGCCGGTCTGTTCAGCGTGCAGCACAAACGCTTCGAGGATGAGCGCGGGCACTTCGCGCGCCTGTTCTGCGAAGGCAGCCTGAGCGCCTTCGGCCAGCCGTTTCATATCCGTCAGATCAACCATTCCTGCACCCGCGAGCGGGGCAGTGTGCGAGGCCTGCATTTTCAAAATGCGAGTGCGCCGGAAGCCAAGCTGATCACCTGCCTGCGTGGCGAAGTCTGGGACGTGGCGGTGGATTTGCGCCCTGATTCCGCGACCTTCCTGCACTGGCATGCCGAGCACTTGCGTGCCGGCGACGGACGCAGCTTGCTGATCCCGGCCGGTTTCGCCCACGGCTTCCAGACCCTGACTGACGATGCCGAATTGCTCTACCTGCACAGCGCCGATTACACGCCTGCGCATGAGGGTGGTTTGAGTGTGAACGATCCACGGCTGGCGATAACCTGGCCGTTGCCTGTCAATAATCTGTCGGCCCGGGATTCCAGCCATCTCTTGCTCGATGAACACTTCGCTGGAGTGCGTGTATGA
- a CDS encoding class I SAM-dependent methyltransferase, giving the protein MRHELYRVADLPVLQNRTFADPASARASASADMLLVQDEKSGLIFNQAFNANKLSYDADYQNEQAHSGQFQKHLNDVEGIIARHFKGRELIEVGCGKGYFLELLKGLGYAITGIDPAYEGSNADVIKAPFTRGLGLAADAIVLRHVLEHIQDPVSFLAEIADANQGGQIYIEVPCFDWILEHKAWFDLFYEHVNYFRLDDLRRMFGTVHEAGHLFGGQYLYIVADLATLRLTPEQPVPRLDLPDGFTASLERAVQIVQGAPQQGSAIWGASSKGVIYSLFLQRAGVAVDRVVDINPAKQGRYLPLSGARVSSPQEAMDALPEGANLFVMNSNYLEEIKRMTGGRYVYHAVDSASFQ; this is encoded by the coding sequence ATGAGGCATGAGTTGTATCGGGTCGCCGACCTGCCGGTGTTGCAAAACCGCACCTTCGCCGACCCCGCGTCAGCCAGGGCTTCGGCCAGCGCCGACATGCTGCTGGTGCAGGACGAAAAGAGCGGGTTGATCTTCAATCAGGCCTTTAACGCCAACAAGCTCAGCTACGACGCCGACTATCAGAACGAGCAGGCGCATTCGGGCCAGTTCCAGAAGCACTTGAACGATGTCGAGGGCATCATTGCCCGCCACTTCAAAGGCCGGGAACTGATCGAAGTCGGTTGCGGCAAGGGCTACTTCCTTGAACTGCTCAAAGGCCTGGGCTACGCCATCACCGGCATCGACCCGGCCTATGAAGGCAGCAACGCCGACGTGATCAAGGCTCCGTTCACCCGTGGCCTCGGTCTGGCGGCGGACGCCATCGTGCTGCGCCATGTACTGGAACACATTCAGGACCCGGTGAGTTTCCTCGCCGAGATCGCCGACGCCAATCAGGGCGGGCAGATCTACATCGAAGTGCCGTGCTTCGACTGGATCCTGGAGCACAAAGCCTGGTTCGACCTGTTCTACGAGCACGTCAATTATTTCCGCCTCGATGACCTGCGCCGGATGTTCGGCACCGTGCACGAGGCCGGCCATCTTTTCGGTGGCCAGTACCTGTACATCGTTGCAGACCTTGCAACCTTGCGCCTGACCCCGGAACAACCGGTGCCACGCCTGGACCTGCCTGACGGTTTCACCGCGAGCCTTGAGCGTGCGGTGCAGATTGTTCAAGGCGCGCCGCAGCAAGGTTCGGCGATCTGGGGCGCGTCATCCAAAGGCGTGATCTATTCGCTGTTCCTGCAACGGGCCGGCGTGGCGGTGGACCGCGTGGTGGATATCAACCCGGCCAAACAGGGCCGGTATCTGCCCCTCAGTGGCGCGCGGGTTTCCTCACCGCAAGAGGCCATGGATGCACTGCCCGAAGGCGCCAACCTGTTTGTAATGAATTCCAACTACCTCGAAGAGATCAAGCGGATGACCGGTGGACGCTACGTCTATCACGCCGTCGACAGCGCTTCGTTCCAGTGA
- the pseB gene encoding UDP-N-acetylglucosamine 4,6-dehydratase (inverting): protein MFNGKSIFISGGTGSFGRNFIRRLLEQYQPKRVVVFSRDELKQYEMQQTFNAPCMRYFLGDVRDADRLRQAMRGIDYVVHAAALKQVPAAEYNPTECIRTNVNGAENIIAAAIDNGVKKVVALSTDKAASPINLYGATKLLSDKLFVAANNIAGEQQTRFAVVRYGNVAGSRGSVVPFFSKLINEGATELPITDERMTRFWITLDHGVQFVLDSFARMHGGEVFVPKIPSIRIVDLALGMAEHLPHKHVGIRPGEKLHELMVPLDDARMTLEFADHYTIQPSVRFTSVDVDFAVDKLGEQGKPVSEDFEYRSDTNPHFLSVGQIADLHAELPA, encoded by the coding sequence ATGTTTAACGGTAAATCGATTTTCATCTCCGGCGGCACCGGCTCGTTCGGACGCAATTTCATCCGTCGCCTGCTGGAGCAATACCAGCCCAAGCGCGTCGTCGTGTTCTCGCGCGACGAGCTCAAGCAGTACGAAATGCAGCAGACGTTCAATGCCCCGTGCATGCGCTACTTCCTGGGTGACGTGCGCGACGCCGACCGTTTGCGCCAGGCCATGCGCGGCATCGATTACGTGGTGCATGCCGCCGCCCTGAAACAAGTGCCGGCAGCCGAGTACAACCCGACCGAGTGCATCCGCACCAACGTCAACGGCGCAGAAAACATCATCGCCGCAGCGATCGATAACGGCGTGAAAAAAGTCGTGGCGTTGTCCACGGACAAGGCGGCCAGCCCGATCAACCTGTACGGCGCGACCAAGTTGCTGTCGGACAAACTGTTCGTTGCGGCCAACAACATTGCCGGCGAACAGCAAACCCGGTTCGCCGTGGTTCGCTACGGCAACGTTGCCGGTTCGCGGGGCTCGGTGGTGCCGTTTTTCAGCAAGCTGATCAACGAAGGCGCAACCGAACTGCCGATCACCGATGAGCGCATGACCCGCTTCTGGATCACCCTGGATCACGGCGTGCAGTTTGTACTCGACAGCTTCGCGCGCATGCACGGTGGTGAAGTGTTCGTGCCGAAGATCCCGTCGATCCGCATTGTCGATCTGGCGCTGGGCATGGCTGAACACTTGCCGCACAAGCACGTCGGGATTCGACCGGGTGAAAAACTCCACGAGCTGATGGTGCCGCTGGACGACGCGCGGATGACCCTGGAATTCGCCGACCACTACACGATTCAGCCATCAGTGCGCTTCACCAGCGTCGATGTGGATTTTGCCGTGGACAAGCTGGGTGAGCAGGGCAAGCCCGTGAGCGAAGACTTCGAGTACCGCTCTGACACCAATCCACATTTCTTGTCCGTGGGCCAGATCGCTGACCTGCACGCAGAGCTGCCGGCATGA
- the pseC gene encoding UDP-4-amino-4,6-dideoxy-N-acetyl-beta-L-altrosamine transaminase, translated as MIPYGRQSLDQADIDAVVAVLQSDWLTQGPTIERFEQAMAERCQADFAVAVCNATAALHIACLAAGLGPGDRLWTTPNTFLASANCGRYCGAEVDFVDIDPLTWNLDTHALKAKLETAEENNTLPKVLVAVAFSGQSCDMRMIAELAERYGFTVIEDASHAVGASYAGRPVGCGEFAAMTVFSFHPVKIITSAEGGMVLTNRPELAERLQRLRSHGMTRDPQHMTEPSHGPWYYQQVELGFNYRITDLQAALGLSQLSKLDGFIERRRELVARYERLLAHLPLTLPGIQPEAESAWHLYVVRLQTDRISLSHRQVFEGLRAAGVGVNLHYIPVHLQPYYRDLGFAEGDFPQAERYYAEAISLPLFPLLSDEQQDYVVEQLRRLTE; from the coding sequence ATGATTCCCTACGGTCGGCAAAGCCTCGATCAGGCAGACATCGACGCGGTGGTTGCCGTGTTGCAGTCTGACTGGCTCACGCAAGGGCCGACCATCGAGCGTTTCGAGCAGGCCATGGCCGAACGTTGCCAGGCCGATTTTGCCGTCGCGGTGTGCAACGCCACAGCGGCGCTGCACATTGCCTGTCTGGCGGCAGGGCTTGGGCCGGGTGACCGTTTGTGGACCACGCCGAACACCTTTTTGGCCTCGGCCAACTGCGGCCGTTATTGCGGTGCGGAGGTGGATTTCGTCGACATTGATCCGCTGACCTGGAACCTTGACACCCACGCCCTGAAAGCGAAGCTGGAAACCGCTGAAGAGAACAATACGCTGCCTAAAGTGCTGGTGGCGGTAGCGTTCTCGGGTCAAAGCTGTGACATGCGTATGATCGCCGAACTGGCTGAGCGCTACGGTTTTACGGTCATCGAAGACGCTTCCCACGCGGTCGGCGCTTCCTACGCCGGGCGCCCGGTGGGCTGTGGTGAGTTTGCCGCCATGACGGTGTTCAGCTTCCATCCGGTCAAGATCATCACCAGTGCCGAAGGTGGCATGGTGCTGACCAATCGGCCGGAACTGGCCGAACGCTTGCAGCGTCTGCGCAGCCACGGCATGACCCGCGACCCGCAGCATATGACCGAGCCCAGCCACGGCCCCTGGTATTACCAACAAGTGGAACTGGGCTTCAATTACCGAATCACGGACCTGCAAGCAGCGCTGGGTTTGTCTCAGTTGAGCAAGCTCGACGGGTTTATCGAGCGTCGTCGTGAACTGGTGGCGCGTTATGAGCGTTTGCTGGCGCACCTGCCGCTGACCTTGCCCGGTATTCAGCCTGAGGCCGAGTCCGCATGGCATCTGTACGTCGTTCGCTTGCAGACAGATCGGATCAGTCTCAGCCATCGCCAAGTGTTCGAAGGGTTGCGAGCGGCCGGGGTTGGTGTGAACCTGCACTACATACCCGTGCATTTGCAGCCGTACTATCGTGACCTTGGATTTGCCGAGGGTGACTTCCCGCAAGCGGAGCGTTATTACGCCGAGGCCATCAGCCTGCCGCTGTTCCCCTTGCTAAGCGATGAGCAGCAAGATTATGTGGTCGAGCAATTGCGACGATTGACTGAGTAA
- a CDS encoding class I SAM-dependent methyltransferase, whose protein sequence is MNCRGCGTSLALPLIDLGTSPPSNAYVRADQLEQAEQWVPLKVAVCQQCWLVQTEDYTSADSLFDAEYAYFSSFSTTWLAHAERYVAEMTERFGLTADSRVVEIAANDGYLLQYVAGRGIPCLGVEPTRSTAQAAREKGLEIRELFFGRDTASQLVSEGWSADLMAANNVLAHVPDINDFLGGFATLLKPTGVATFEFPQLLTLMAGQQFDTLYHEHYSYLSLTAVQTLCERNGLHVFDVSQLSTHGGSLRVFVQRADGVRRDVQPAVAQQLQAELTAGVKTAEYYATLAPAAERIKHELLRFLLQAKADGKRVVGYGAAAKGNTLLNYAGVKPDLLAWVADANPHKQGKYLPGSRIPIVSPAQIDLEKPDYVLVLPWNLLHEVSQQLAQVRQWDGRFVIAVPELTVL, encoded by the coding sequence ATGAACTGCCGTGGTTGCGGGACTTCCCTGGCCTTGCCGCTGATCGACCTCGGCACCTCGCCGCCGTCAAACGCTTACGTGCGTGCCGATCAACTTGAGCAAGCCGAGCAATGGGTGCCGCTCAAGGTCGCGGTCTGTCAGCAATGCTGGCTGGTGCAGACCGAGGATTACACCAGCGCCGACAGCCTGTTCGATGCTGAGTACGCCTACTTCAGTTCGTTCTCCACAACCTGGCTGGCCCATGCCGAGCGTTACGTCGCCGAGATGACTGAGCGCTTCGGCCTGACGGCGGACAGCCGCGTGGTGGAGATCGCCGCCAACGACGGTTACCTGTTGCAGTACGTCGCCGGTCGCGGCATCCCGTGCCTGGGCGTTGAGCCGACCCGCAGTACCGCGCAAGCGGCGCGGGAAAAAGGCCTGGAAATTCGTGAACTGTTCTTCGGTCGCGACACCGCATCGCAGCTGGTCAGCGAAGGCTGGTCCGCCGACCTGATGGCCGCCAACAACGTGTTGGCCCATGTCCCGGACATCAATGATTTTCTTGGCGGCTTTGCGACCCTGCTCAAGCCGACCGGTGTGGCGACGTTCGAGTTTCCGCAACTGCTGACGCTGATGGCCGGCCAGCAGTTCGACACGCTCTATCACGAACACTATTCCTACTTGTCACTGACGGCCGTGCAGACCTTGTGCGAGCGCAACGGTCTGCACGTGTTCGACGTCAGTCAGTTGTCGACCCATGGCGGGTCGCTGCGGGTTTTCGTCCAGCGTGCCGATGGCGTGCGTCGCGACGTGCAGCCAGCGGTTGCACAGCAACTGCAAGCCGAACTCACCGCCGGGGTGAAAACCGCCGAGTACTACGCGACCCTCGCGCCCGCCGCTGAACGCATCAAGCACGAACTGCTGCGCTTCCTGTTGCAGGCCAAGGCCGACGGCAAGCGTGTGGTCGGTTATGGCGCCGCCGCCAAGGGCAACACCTTGCTCAATTACGCCGGGGTCAAACCTGACTTGCTGGCGTGGGTGGCCGATGCCAACCCGCACAAGCAGGGCAAGTACTTGCCGGGCAGCCGCATTCCGATTGTGTCGCCGGCGCAGATCGATCTTGAAAAGCCCGATTACGTCCTGGTGCTGCCGTGGAACCTGCTGCACGAAGTCAGTCAGCAACTGGCGCAGGTGCGCCAGTGGGATGGCCGTTTTGTCATCGCCGTGCCTGAGTTGACCGTCCTGTGA
- a CDS encoding NAD(P)-dependent oxidoreductase, whose protein sequence is MKVLVTGATGFVGRHVVQALLARGCEVRAVARNAETAADMSWINAVEFIAADIHAPTLNIQALTDGVDALVHLAWPGLPNYQALFHFEHNLMADYRFIKGAVEAGISQVLVTGTCFEYGLQSGPLSEQTAPQPSNPYGLAKNTLRVFLQNLQQAQPFTLQWARLFYLHGEGQNPNSLLAALDRAIDAGDERFNMSAGEQLRDYLAIETAAGYLAAILQQRKFDGVINCASGQPISVRALVEQRLQARGSSIRLNLGHYPYPTHEPMAFWGVTDRLQQLLGAEHEA, encoded by the coding sequence GTGAAAGTGCTCGTGACCGGTGCCACCGGGTTTGTCGGCCGCCATGTGGTCCAGGCCTTGCTTGCTCGTGGCTGCGAAGTCCGCGCCGTGGCGCGCAACGCCGAGACCGCTGCGGATATGTCGTGGATCAATGCGGTGGAGTTCATTGCGGCGGATATTCACGCCCCGACACTGAACATCCAGGCACTGACCGATGGCGTCGATGCGCTGGTGCATCTGGCGTGGCCGGGCTTGCCGAACTATCAGGCGCTGTTTCACTTCGAGCACAACCTGATGGCCGATTACCGGTTCATCAAGGGCGCGGTGGAGGCGGGGATCTCGCAAGTATTGGTCACCGGAACGTGTTTCGAATACGGCCTGCAAAGCGGCCCGCTCAGCGAGCAAACCGCACCGCAACCCAGCAACCCTTACGGGTTGGCAAAAAATACGCTGCGTGTGTTTTTGCAAAACCTGCAGCAGGCTCAACCGTTCACCCTGCAATGGGCTCGGTTGTTTTACCTGCATGGCGAGGGGCAAAACCCCAACAGTTTGCTGGCGGCACTGGACCGGGCAATCGATGCCGGTGACGAGCGTTTCAACATGTCGGCCGGCGAGCAGTTGCGTGATTACCTGGCGATTGAAACCGCTGCCGGTTACCTCGCCGCGATCCTGCAACAGCGCAAATTCGATGGCGTAATCAATTGCGCCAGCGGCCAGCCGATTTCGGTGCGGGCGCTGGTTGAGCAACGGCTACAGGCGCGTGGTTCATCGATCCGGTTGAACCTCGGTCATTACCCATACCCGACTCACGAACCGATGGCGTTCTGGGGCGTGACGGACCGTTTGCAACAGCTACTGGGAGCAGAGCATGAGGCATGA
- the rfbG gene encoding CDP-glucose 4,6-dehydratase, whose protein sequence is MEAMGLSQDFWRGKRVLLTGHTGFKGSWLTLWLQSLGAEVSGFSLDPSTEPSLFELARVHEGINDQRGDLRDLGALLELIAETQPEIVLHLAAQPLVREGYRDPLGTYSSNVMGTLNLLEAIRQVGGVRACVLVTTDKVYANQEWVWPYRENEALGGHDPYSSSKACCELLAQSYAASFFPAEKYAEHGLALATARAGNVLGGGDFAPERLIPDVLKAWSADEPVTLRYPQAVRPWQHALEPLAGYLQLAAGLYENGPKFAGAWNFGPSETDMCSVGEVVELLADRWPQARGLRIEPSELHEAGLLRLDSSRARQLLAWQPRWSLQQCLTHTLDWHLAWQNGDDMRAITLAQLNLYRGAL, encoded by the coding sequence ATGGAAGCAATGGGACTGAGCCAGGACTTCTGGCGCGGCAAGCGGGTTCTGCTGACCGGCCATACCGGCTTCAAGGGCAGTTGGCTGACGTTGTGGCTGCAAAGCCTGGGTGCCGAGGTCAGCGGGTTTTCGCTGGACCCGTCCACCGAGCCCAGCCTGTTTGAACTGGCGCGCGTGCACGAAGGCATCAACGATCAGCGCGGCGACTTGCGCGACTTGGGCGCGTTGCTGGAGCTGATCGCCGAGACCCAACCGGAAATCGTCCTGCACCTGGCGGCCCAGCCGCTGGTGCGCGAAGGTTATCGTGATCCGCTGGGAACGTACTCCAGCAACGTCATGGGCACGCTCAATCTGCTCGAAGCGATCCGTCAGGTTGGCGGTGTGCGCGCCTGCGTGCTGGTGACCACCGACAAGGTCTACGCCAATCAGGAATGGGTGTGGCCGTACCGCGAAAACGAAGCGCTGGGCGGGCATGACCCTTACAGCAGTAGCAAAGCCTGCTGCGAGTTGCTGGCGCAGTCTTACGCGGCTTCGTTCTTCCCGGCTGAAAAATATGCCGAGCATGGTCTGGCCCTGGCCACGGCCCGTGCCGGCAACGTGTTGGGCGGTGGTGATTTTGCACCGGAGCGTTTGATTCCCGATGTGCTCAAGGCCTGGTCCGCTGACGAACCGGTGACCCTGCGCTACCCGCAAGCCGTGCGCCCGTGGCAGCACGCGCTGGAGCCGCTGGCCGGTTACCTGCAACTGGCGGCCGGCCTCTACGAAAATGGCCCCAAGTTTGCCGGTGCGTGGAACTTCGGCCCGAGTGAAACGGACATGTGCAGCGTCGGCGAAGTCGTCGAATTGCTCGCCGACCGCTGGCCGCAAGCCCGTGGCTTGCGCATCGAACCGAGTGAATTGCATGAGGCGGGCCTGCTGCGCCTGGACAGCAGCCGCGCACGTCAACTGTTGGCCTGGCAACCGCGCTGGTCGTTGCAGCAGTGCCTGACCCACACGCTGGACTGGCACCTGGCCTGGCAAAACGGCGACGACATGCGCGCCATCACCCTGGCTCAGTTAAACCTGTATCGGGGCGCGTTGTGA
- a CDS encoding TIGR00180 family glycosyltransferase yields the protein MRVQNTARNDVAPLNERLTVVVISHNRNAYLRRTLQYYSSYPCQILVLDSSLKIDENIARDYPMVDYRHLPQFTYTGLQEKLAFGVNQVTTPYMVLSADDDFLIHDAVTESLEFLEDNADYGMCHGYGIMYLARATQVDYFRRDRKGPEDYCSDNAEERLMQFMGHFLPPFYAVSRTELLQDWHNTLLPGTSFEWQEIGHAYYMLARAKARILPIPFAVREITYGATEHNTNVLTVLTFKDAKTVADRERFAEFLASLPTGMSHKTLAEGKQVALDSFATMADCLSNTRSLKGTAIFNSAWHKAGEEPERLFGQLQFVEMPFYNQPVFDLLTEFEFLLHTMPAANYQLQELEGILLKQHELMRVHPNDNERTLRSRLWEALSLYAFNRTVVSRLVESLKGTEEAEEGLKLQAWADRLASVPAQDEQSLFENMPSGRLLNWLEARNPDAKQLKVIAAQLRKRNGGPQFGIMLLDLDADMVKLQATFDSLAGGHCKAFKVVVFTTGDLPATTTSRDTVHFVKVTANNYVERLNQSVNQSTADWLVLAEAGDQFTASGLLRASLELMGAEGVRAVAMDEIQRQDNGSLADVFRPGVNLDLLQTVPSMMARHWLIQRDVLVGAGGYSAEYMSALEFDLLLRLIEDGGLGGLAHLAEPLLICNAPSAEENPHERQTLTRHLTARGYRGQVSSELAQTWQIDYQHSERPKVSIILHSQDNLETLQRAVVSVLQRTRYQQHEILIADNHSQSEELAAWLSSLDGKSDRLRILRTGERLSASALHNFAVAEAKGKYVVLMSAQVEVVNSNWLDSLLNQAQRPEVGIVGAKLMDFRGVTTQGGLVLGFNGVVGSMFIGERKDAKGYMNGHLVEQNYSAVSGACMMIRKDLYEAVGGLDEEHFDEAFADIDLCLKAADAGYLIVWCPQAQMLHPGLLPDAPQTAAALQDKWRARFTQDVAYNQNLALTGKGFTLGAASSVNWAQLLA from the coding sequence ATGCGCGTTCAAAACACTGCTCGAAATGATGTGGCACCGCTGAATGAACGATTGACGGTGGTGGTGATTTCCCACAACCGCAACGCCTACCTGCGGCGCACCTTGCAGTATTACAGCAGCTATCCCTGCCAGATCCTGGTGCTGGACTCTTCGCTGAAAATCGACGAGAACATCGCCCGTGATTACCCTATGGTTGATTACCGGCATCTGCCGCAATTCACCTATACCGGGTTGCAGGAAAAACTCGCCTTTGGCGTCAATCAGGTCACTACACCGTACATGGTGCTGTCGGCCGACGATGATTTCCTGATTCACGACGCGGTGACCGAGTCCCTGGAGTTTCTGGAAGACAACGCCGACTACGGCATGTGCCACGGCTACGGGATCATGTACCTGGCGCGCGCCACGCAAGTGGATTATTTCCGCCGTGACCGCAAGGGGCCGGAAGATTACTGCTCGGATAACGCCGAAGAGCGCCTGATGCAATTCATGGGGCACTTCCTGCCGCCGTTCTACGCGGTCAGCCGTACCGAGTTGCTGCAGGACTGGCACAACACGTTACTGCCGGGCACCAGCTTCGAGTGGCAGGAAATCGGGCATGCCTATTACATGCTCGCGCGTGCCAAGGCGCGGATCCTGCCGATTCCGTTCGCTGTGCGGGAAATCACTTACGGTGCCACGGAGCACAACACCAACGTACTGACGGTGTTGACGTTCAAGGACGCCAAAACCGTTGCCGACCGCGAGCGCTTTGCCGAGTTTCTGGCGTCGCTACCGACCGGTATGAGCCACAAGACTCTGGCTGAGGGCAAGCAGGTTGCGCTGGACAGTTTCGCCACCATGGCTGACTGCCTGAGTAACACCCGCTCGCTCAAGGGAACGGCCATTTTCAATTCGGCCTGGCATAAAGCCGGCGAAGAGCCGGAGCGTCTGTTTGGTCAACTGCAATTTGTCGAGATGCCGTTCTATAACCAGCCGGTTTTCGATCTGCTGACTGAGTTCGAATTCCTTCTGCACACCATGCCTGCCGCCAATTATCAGTTGCAGGAACTGGAAGGCATTTTGCTCAAACAGCATGAGTTGATGCGCGTTCATCCCAACGACAACGAGCGCACTTTGCGCAGTCGTTTGTGGGAGGCCTTGAGCCTCTATGCGTTCAACCGCACGGTGGTTTCGCGTCTGGTCGAGTCGCTCAAGGGCACAGAAGAAGCGGAAGAAGGCCTCAAGCTGCAAGCCTGGGCAGACCGTCTGGCGTCGGTGCCGGCACAGGACGAACAATCGTTGTTCGAAAACATGCCGTCCGGGCGTCTGCTGAACTGGCTGGAGGCTCGCAACCCGGATGCCAAACAGCTCAAAGTGATTGCGGCGCAGCTGCGCAAACGTAATGGTGGCCCGCAGTTCGGCATCATGCTGTTGGATCTCGATGCGGACATGGTCAAGTTGCAGGCCACCTTCGACAGTCTGGCCGGAGGTCACTGCAAGGCGTTCAAAGTCGTGGTGTTCACCACCGGCGATTTGCCGGCGACCACCACGTCGCGTGACACTGTGCACTTCGTCAAAGTCACGGCCAACAACTACGTCGAACGCCTCAACCAGAGCGTTAACCAGTCCACCGCCGACTGGCTGGTACTGGCCGAGGCTGGTGATCAGTTCACCGCCAGTGGCCTGCTGCGCGCCAGCCTCGAACTGATGGGTGCCGAAGGCGTTCGTGCGGTGGCGATGGACGAAATCCAGCGCCAGGACAATGGTTCCCTGGCGGATGTGTTCCGTCCGGGCGTCAATCTTGATCTGCTGCAAACCGTGCCGTCGATGATGGCCCGGCACTGGTTGATCCAGCGTGACGTGTTGGTGGGCGCCGGTGGCTACTCGGCTGAATACATGTCGGCGCTGGAGTTCGACCTGCTGTTGCGCCTGATCGAAGACGGCGGGCTCGGTGGCCTGGCGCATCTGGCTGAGCCGCTGCTGATCTGCAATGCACCGTCCGCAGAGGAAAACCCTCACGAGCGTCAAACCCTGACCCGACACCTGACGGCCCGCGGCTACCGCGGTCAAGTCAGCTCCGAGCTGGCGCAGACCTGGCAGATCGATTACCAGCACAGCGAGCGGCCAAAGGTCTCGATCATCCTGCACAGCCAGGACAATTTGGAGACGCTGCAACGCGCCGTGGTCAGCGTGCTGCAACGTACCCGTTACCAGCAGCACGAAATTCTGATCGCCGACAATCACAGTCAGTCCGAAGAACTGGCAGCCTGGCTGTCCAGCCTGGACGGCAAGAGTGATCGCTTGCGCATATTGCGCACCGGTGAACGTCTGAGCGCCTCGGCGCTGCACAACTTCGCGGTCGCTGAAGCCAAGGGCAAGTATGTGGTGTTGATGTCGGCCCAGGTTGAAGTGGTCAACTCCAACTGGCTCGACAGTTTGCTGAACCAGGCCCAGCGTCCGGAAGTCGGGATCGTAGGTGCCAAACTGATGGATTTCCGTGGCGTTACCACGCAAGGCGGTCTGGTGCTGGGCTTCAATGGTGTGGTCGGTTCGATGTTTATCGGTGAGCGCAAAGATGCCAAGGGCTACATGAACGGTCACCTGGTCGAGCAGAACTACTCGGCCGTGTCCGGGGCTTGCATGATGATTCGCAAGGATCTGTATGAAGCCGTCGGTGGGCTGGACGAAGAACATTTCGATGAAGCGTTTGCCGACATCGACCTGTGCCTGAAAGCCGCAGACGCCGGTTACCTGATTGTCTGGTGCCCTCAAGCCCAGATGCTGCACCCGGGCCTGTTGCCGGATGCACCGCAAACGGCTGCCGCCCTGCAAGACAAGTGGCGCGCACGCTTCACCCAGGATGTGGCGTACAACCAGAACCTGGCCTTGACCGGCAAGGGCTTTACCCTCGGCGCAGCGTCCAGTGTGAACTGGGCGCAGTTGCTCGCTTAA